One region of Candidatus Rokuibacteriota bacterium genomic DNA includes:
- a CDS encoding right-handed parallel beta-helix repeat-containing protein, with amino-acid sequence MSLARALLGFVMLGLAFATTPGAAPPATVQITLASHAVSGTIALAVAVTGPDRPVAVQYLLDGYPIEAPATTGPAYEAPWSTALASPGWHLLSAEARFGSGTTVTSAPAQVMVERPPAARTLHVDAEKGHDSDPGTPNRPWKTLDRMTRALQPGDTAVLRGTFADQWLRILRGGTADRPITIRAVQDGAARITGGRYGAGIVLERGAAYVVIEGLGVSHAGIGLQLSGVHHVALRNLDVTDNAKGCVLFLHVDDSVLERSHIARCGDVSRNAGEGVQITVGRRNRVVHNHVADGGHSAVILLGTPNIDGETVDTVVAHNVIANSWATGFGMTGWKVERALVEHNVIRDSGTAGLVNCRLPDGSRGPCPGGGPAVRPGIQTQGSTSVIRYNVIANNSGSGIEIGAYPYGNVKQEPRGNQVYNNTFYGNGGAGLYVFEKRGARVTETLIANNIFYRNGGAPPGPAGGSYTWLIDQYHTPAEYFWPEGSLNGNRITNNLVLREPGRTGELAVGRTRSAELRGGWLSYTLRDFERRYGEATGNFKADPGFVDEAGGNFHLRPDSPALGRAIEVPGAPGSGAFVGALGVEPTGR; translated from the coding sequence ATGAGCCTCGCTCGTGCGCTCCTCGGATTCGTGATGCTCGGGCTGGCGTTCGCGACCACCCCAGGCGCGGCCCCGCCGGCGACGGTACAGATCACGCTGGCCTCGCACGCGGTCAGTGGAACGATCGCCCTCGCAGTGGCCGTGACCGGTCCGGACCGCCCCGTGGCCGTCCAGTACCTCCTCGATGGCTATCCGATCGAGGCGCCCGCCACTACGGGGCCGGCGTACGAGGCGCCCTGGAGCACCGCGCTCGCGTCCCCGGGATGGCACCTGCTGTCCGCGGAGGCGCGGTTCGGCTCCGGCACTACTGTCACGTCCGCCCCGGCCCAGGTCATGGTCGAGCGTCCGCCGGCGGCCCGCACGCTCCACGTCGATGCCGAGAAGGGGCACGACAGCGACCCGGGAACCCCGAATCGGCCGTGGAAGACGCTCGACCGCATGACACGAGCGCTCCAGCCCGGTGACACGGCTGTGCTCCGAGGCACCTTTGCCGACCAGTGGCTCCGCATCCTCCGGGGCGGCACCGCGGACAGGCCGATCACGATCCGGGCGGTGCAGGACGGGGCCGCCCGGATCACGGGCGGGAGGTACGGCGCGGGGATCGTCCTCGAACGTGGCGCGGCCTACGTGGTGATCGAGGGGCTCGGAGTGAGCCACGCCGGCATCGGGCTCCAGCTCTCCGGGGTGCATCACGTGGCGCTCAGGAATCTCGACGTCACGGACAACGCCAAGGGCTGCGTCCTGTTCCTCCACGTCGACGACAGCGTGCTCGAGCGGAGCCACATCGCGCGCTGCGGAGACGTCTCCCGGAACGCCGGCGAAGGCGTGCAGATCACGGTCGGGAGGCGCAACCGCGTCGTTCACAACCACGTCGCGGACGGCGGTCACTCGGCCGTCATCCTCCTCGGGACCCCGAACATCGACGGCGAGACAGTCGACACCGTGGTCGCCCACAACGTCATCGCCAATTCGTGGGCGACCGGCTTCGGCATGACGGGCTGGAAGGTCGAGCGCGCGCTCGTGGAGCACAACGTAATCCGCGACTCCGGGACGGCGGGGCTGGTCAATTGCCGGCTCCCTGACGGTAGCCGCGGTCCCTGCCCCGGCGGTGGGCCGGCAGTGCGGCCGGGAATCCAGACGCAGGGAAGCACGAGCGTCATCCGCTACAACGTCATCGCGAATAACAGCGGAAGCGGCATCGAGATCGGCGCCTATCCCTACGGGAACGTGAAGCAGGAGCCACGCGGTAACCAGGTCTACAACAACACCTTCTACGGCAACGGCGGCGCGGGCCTCTACGTGTTCGAGAAGCGCGGGGCACGGGTCACCGAGACCCTGATCGCCAACAACATCTTCTACCGGAATGGGGGCGCCCCCCCGGGCCCCGCCGGGGGCTCGTACACGTGGCTCATCGATCAGTACCACACCCCGGCCGAGTACTTCTGGCCGGAGGGCAGTCTCAACGGCAACCGGATCACGAACAACCTCGTCCTGCGCGAGCCTGGCAGAACCGGGGAGCTTGCCGTCGGACGAACGCGATCCGCCGAGCTACGCGGCGGGTGGCTCAGCTACACCCTCCGTGACTTCGAGCGCCGATACGGGGAGGCGACCGGGAACTTCAAAGCGGACCCGGGCTTCGTGGACGAGGCCGGGGGAAACTTCCACCTGAGGCCGGACAGTCCGGCCCTCGGTCGCGCCATCGAGGTTCCGGGCGCGCCCGGCTCCGGGGCGTTCGTCGGCGCGCTGGGCGTCGAGCCGACGGGTAGGTAG